The following coding sequences are from one Osmia bicornis bicornis chromosome 2, iOsmBic2.1, whole genome shotgun sequence window:
- the LOC114880406 gene encoding heterogeneous nuclear ribonucleoprotein H, which translates to MSNGSGDHDDEGYVVKLRGLPWSTTVDEIMKFFSDCSISNGKNGVHMTMSREGRPSGEAYVEMDTPEDIEKACKRDRDHMGHRYIEVFKAKRGEMEWVVKRSGFNLENAMDDACVRLRGLPFGCSKEEIAQFFSGLEILPNGISLPTDYTGRSTGEAYVQFVNKDVAERALQKHKEKIGHRYIEIFRSTLSEVRASIGPKMRGGPMGGFNQRPAPYDRGARFGGMNRFSNNGRGSRNRDFDGGPWGSGNNFDSRGGGMGMRGGLDMKGGNFRGSGDTWGGNSGIHSIHMRGLPFKATEQDIADFFRPIEPVNVRIILENGGRPSGEADVEFATHEEAVKAMSKDKSHMSHRYIELFLNSTGGSSGMSLGGIGNFCGGLGNNFRPGYSPNRGFSSQLGGSNYNSF; encoded by the exons ATGTCGAATGGTAGTGGAGATCACGATGATGAAGGTTATGTGGTCAAATTACGTGGACTTCCATGGTCTACCACTGTTGATGAAATTATGAAGTTCTTCAGTGACTGTTCTATCTCAAATGGTAAAAATGGTGTTCATATGACTATGTCAAGAGAAGGCCGTCCTAGTGGAGAGGCTTATGTAGAAATGGATACACCCGAAGACATTGAAAAGGCTTGTAAAAGAGATAGAGATCATATGGGTCATCGTTATATAGAAG TCTTTAAAGCAAAAAGAGGTGAAATGGAGTGGGTAGTCAAAAGAAGTGGTTTCAATCTGGAAAATGCTATGGATGATGCTTGTGTGAGACTACGCGGTCTACCATTTGGATGCTCTAAAGAGGAAATAGCACAATTCTTCTCAG GGTTGGAGATATTGCCGAACGGGATTTCACTACCGACAGACTACACGGGCCGCAGTACTGGGGAGGCTTACGTTCAATTTGTTAACAAAGATGTTGCGGAGCGCGCTCTGCAGAAACACAAGGAAAAGATAGGACACAG ATACATCGAAATCTTCCGAAGCACTTTGTCCGAAGTACGTGCTAGCATCGGGCCGAAAATGCGAGGAGGTCCAATGGGTGGTTTTAATCAAAGACCCGCTCCCTATGACCGAGGTGCTCGTTTCGGTGGGATGAACCGTTTTAGCAATAATGGCAGAGGTTCTAGAAATAGAG ATTTTGATGGCGGCCCATGGGGAAGCGGTAATAACTTTGACTCGCGTGGAGGCGGTATGGGTATGAGAGGTGGTTTGGACATGAAAGGTGGAAATTTCCGAGGCAGTGGTGATACATGGGGTGGAAATTCTGGAATTCATAGTATACACATGCGTGGATTACCATTCAAAGCTACAGAACAAGATATAGCTGAT TTCTTTAGACCTATTGAACCTGTAAATGTTCGAAttatccttgaaaacggtgGACGTCCTTCTGGAGAGGCTGACGTAGAATTCGCTACTCACGAGGAGGCTGTCAAAGCAATGTCCAAA GACAAAAGTCACATGTCTCATAGGTACATTGAATTATTCCTAAATTCAACTGGTGGTTCAAGTGGAATGTCATTAGGTGGTATCGGTAATTTCTGCGGAG GTTTGGGCAATAACTTTAGGCCAGGATATTCTCCAAATAGAGGCTTCAGTTCCCAGTTAGGAGGAAGCAATTATAATAGTTTTTGA
- the LOC114880407 gene encoding MOB kinase activator-like 1 isoform X1, with protein MSFLFGSRSSKTFKPKKNIPEGTHQYDLMKHAAATLGSGNLRLAVMLPEGEDLNEWVAVNTVDFFNQINMLYGTITEFCTEESCPIMSAGPKYEYHWADGHTVKKPIKCSAPKYIDYLMTWVQDQLDDETLFPSKIGVPFPKNFLSIAKTILKRLFRVYAHIYHQHFSEVVQLGEEAHLNTSFKHFIFFVQEFNLIERRELAPLQELIEKLTAKDAR; from the exons ATGAGCTTCCTATT CGGAAGCAGGTCCTCAAAAACCTTCAAACCAAAGAAGAATATTCCTGAGGGAACTCATCAGTATGACTTGATGAAACATGCAGCTGCCACCCTTGGTTCTGGGAATCTGAGACTGGCAGTTATGCTTCCAGAGGGTGAAGATTTGAATGAATGGGTTGCAGTAAATA CTGTTGATTTCTTTAATCAAATCAACATGTTATATGGCACTATCACAGAGTTTTGTACAGAAGAAAGTTGTCCCATCATGTCTGCAGGACCAAAATACGAATATCATTGGGCTGATGGGCACACTGTTAAGAAACCGATTAAGTGTTCTGCACCAAAGTACATTGATTATTTAATGACCTGGGTGCAAGACCAGTTAGACGACGAAACATTGTTTCCTTCAAAAATTG GGGTTCCTTTTCCAAAAAATTTTTTGTCCATTGCCAAGACAATATTAAAACGGCTGTTTAGAGTATATGCACATATCTATCATCAACACTTCAGCGAAGTAGTTCAACTCGGCGAAGAGGCACATTTAAATACATCATTCAaacatttcatattttttgtaCAG GAATTTAACTTGATAGAGAGAAGAGAATTAGCACCGTTGCAAGAATTAATAGAGAAATTAACGGCGAAAGATGCCCGATGA
- the LOC114880407 gene encoding MOB kinase activator-like 1 isoform X2 — translation MNFLSGSRSSKTFKPKKNIPEGTHQYDLMKHAAATLGSGNLRLAVMLPEGEDLNEWVAVNTVDFFNQINMLYGTITEFCTEESCPIMSAGPKYEYHWADGHTVKKPIKCSAPKYIDYLMTWVQDQLDDETLFPSKIGVPFPKNFLSIAKTILKRLFRVYAHIYHQHFSEVVQLGEEAHLNTSFKHFIFFVQEFNLIERRELAPLQELIEKLTAKDAR, via the exons atgaatttcttAAGCGGAAGCAGGTCCTCAAAAACCTTCAAACCAAAGAAGAATATTCCTGAGGGAACTCATCAGTATGACTTGATGAAACATGCAGCTGCCACCCTTGGTTCTGGGAATCTGAGACTGGCAGTTATGCTTCCAGAGGGTGAAGATTTGAATGAATGGGTTGCAGTAAATA CTGTTGATTTCTTTAATCAAATCAACATGTTATATGGCACTATCACAGAGTTTTGTACAGAAGAAAGTTGTCCCATCATGTCTGCAGGACCAAAATACGAATATCATTGGGCTGATGGGCACACTGTTAAGAAACCGATTAAGTGTTCTGCACCAAAGTACATTGATTATTTAATGACCTGGGTGCAAGACCAGTTAGACGACGAAACATTGTTTCCTTCAAAAATTG GGGTTCCTTTTCCAAAAAATTTTTTGTCCATTGCCAAGACAATATTAAAACGGCTGTTTAGAGTATATGCACATATCTATCATCAACACTTCAGCGAAGTAGTTCAACTCGGCGAAGAGGCACATTTAAATACATCATTCAaacatttcatattttttgtaCAG GAATTTAACTTGATAGAGAGAAGAGAATTAGCACCGTTGCAAGAATTAATAGAGAAATTAACGGCGAAAGATGCCCGATGA